From a single Ascaphus truei isolate aAscTru1 chromosome 2, aAscTru1.hap1, whole genome shotgun sequence genomic region:
- the LOC142488817 gene encoding uncharacterized protein LOC142488817, with protein MESWIPVLLLLAVATVVNSASLAQILWDIKHSKSISKAVDLYNRGTYADSIFKLLKDEQGDTLNGPNGRRQAQFTIKETVCRKSEAQINERCEFKVGGLVKNCTVSINKKETAFSIICDNLTSATNGKRRDNHGCGDRQSNNKGLNLKNGCITQQEEGRGFTPGRTLPSMDDGNGILPEHDSEVMKRDIAGLTKPERDVIILEDGSELILENSNEVPQQEDDRLFIGSGDGPKLTTSKMMPRGRFLGRLLCVECIFDIFSNN; from the exons ATGGAGAGCTGGATACCCGTTTTGCTTCTACTTGCTGTGGCCACAGTGGTCAATTCAGCATCGTTAGCACAGATTCTGTGGGATATTAAACATTCTAAATCAATATCGAAGGCTGTTGACCTCTATAACAGAGGGACATATGCTGATTCTATATTTAAGCTGCTAAAAGATGAACAAGGGGACACACTG AATGGACCAAATGGTCGAAGACAAGCTCAATTTACAATTAAAGAGACTGTGTGCCGAAAATCAGAAGCACAAATCAATGAGAGATGTGAATTTAAAGTGGGTGGG CTGGTGAAAAACTGCACAGTTTCTATCAACAAAAAGGAAACAGCTTTCTCAATCATTTGTGACAATTTAACTTCTGCG ACCAATGGAAAGAGACGTGACAACCATGGATGCGGAGACAGGCAAAGCAACAACAAGGGACTTAACCTGAAAAATGGCTGCATAACCCAGCAAGAAGAGGGTAGAGGGTTTACACCGGGTCGTACCTTACCCAGCATGGACGATGGTAATGGGATACTTCCAGAACATGACAGTGAAGTCATGAAAAGGGACATCGCTGGGCTTACCAAACCAGAAAGAGATGTCATCATTCTGGAAGACGGCAGTGAATTAATTCTAGAAAATAGCAATGAGGTTCCCCAACAAGAGGATGATAGATTATTTATTGGAAGTGGTGATGGACCTAAATTAACGACTAGCAAAATGATGCCCAGAGGGCGTTTCCTCGGAAGATTGTTGTGTGTAGAGTGCATATTTGATATCTTTTCAAACAACTAA